In Candidatus Omnitrophota bacterium, a single genomic region encodes these proteins:
- a CDS encoding GNAT family N-acetyltransferase — protein sequence MEKDKFNITEAVVRRADAGDQEYINEKLEKYLLDREDPDWRNFYVVKYKDRTVGFGRIIDHGAYLELASIGVDYYFRGKDIGTRLTRFLVKEAKKTAPGKEVYLVTHIPGYFRRAGFKEIKGPGPEELEYKRHNKCKLDASRIKIMKLS from the coding sequence ATGGAGAAAGATAAATTCAATATCACAGAAGCTGTGGTCCGGAGGGCTGATGCCGGGGACCAGGAATACATAAACGAGAAGCTTGAAAAATATCTTTTGGATCGGGAAGACCCCGATTGGCGCAACTTCTATGTGGTCAAATATAAAGATAGAACCGTCGGTTTCGGAAGGATTATAGATCACGGTGCGTATCTGGAACTTGCTTCTATCGGGGTGGATTATTATTTTCGGGGAAAAGACATAGGGACCAGATTGACAAGGTTCCTTGTAAAAGAGGCGAAGAAAACGGCGCCTGGTAAGGAAGTTTATCTTGTAACGCACATACCGGGGTATTTCAGAAGGGCCGGCTTCAAAGAAATAAAAGGCCCGGGTCCCGAAGAACTGGAGTATAAGCGCCATAATAAATGCAAGCTTGACGCTTCGCGGATTAAGATCATGAAACTATCCTGA
- a CDS encoding coiled coil domain-containing protein → MGLREEQKNKVEAQIKEWDAKIEELKAKAAQVTSDNKIEYFRQIEKLENKRDAVKKDLEEMVSSGEDKVELFKEKLDAAVEEAKGILEGIASMFGR, encoded by the coding sequence ATGGGTTTACGCGAGGAACAGAAAAACAAGGTCGAAGCTCAGATCAAGGAATGGGACGCCAAGATCGAAGAACTCAAAGCTAAAGCCGCACAGGTCACATCCGATAACAAGATCGAATACTTCAGGCAGATAGAAAAGCTGGAGAACAAGAGGGACGCGGTAAAGAAGGATCTGGAGGAAATGGTCTCTTCGGGTGAGGACAAGGTGGAGCTGTTCAAGGAAAAACTTGATGCCGCCGTGGAGGAGGCCAAAGGCATACTGGAAGGTATCGCTTCAATGTTCGGCAGGTGA
- a CDS encoding DUF502 domain-containing protein, producing the protein MVQDKKSTFGTRLRRYLISGIATVLPLFITFYIIGFLFHLANRFMGRYINDFLVANYGFSIPGLGLLLLVAVTVFIGAFVSNFVGRKLFSLAERFFYKTPVVANIYPSAKKLSDFLFKEEEKKKFRKVVLVEYPAPGSYSIGFLTNKGIDEFNRKTGKELITVLVPLSPMPYSGLLLILPKEKLLEVDMTINEALKLVVSSGVVVPE; encoded by the coding sequence ATGGTACAAGATAAAAAAAGCACTTTTGGCACAAGATTGCGCAGGTACCTGATCTCAGGTATCGCTACGGTTCTGCCCCTGTTTATAACCTTTTACATAATAGGGTTCCTATTTCACCTAGCCAACAGGTTCATGGGAAGATATATCAACGATTTTCTCGTGGCGAATTACGGATTTTCAATACCGGGACTGGGGTTGTTGCTTCTTGTTGCCGTAACGGTATTTATCGGGGCTTTCGTGAGCAATTTCGTAGGGCGAAAGCTTTTCAGCCTTGCTGAAAGATTCTTCTACAAAACCCCGGTCGTGGCGAACATATACCCATCGGCCAAGAAACTTTCCGACTTTCTTTTCAAGGAGGAAGAAAAAAAGAAGTTCAGGAAAGTGGTGCTGGTGGAATATCCCGCACCAGGTTCTTATTCAATAGGATTTCTGACCAATAAGGGCATAGATGAGTTCAACCGCAAGACCGGCAAAGAGCTGATCACGGTACTGGTGCCGCTATCGCCCATGCCGTATTCCGGGCTGCTTCTTATCTTACCTAAAGAAAAGCTGCTGGAAGTGGATATGACGATAAACGAGGCCCTTAAACTGGTCGTTTCCAGCGGAGTTGTTGTCCCTGAATAA
- a CDS encoding glycosyltransferase, whose amino-acid sequence MNILMMTNTYVPIVGGIERSIEDFSSEYRSMGHKVLIVAPSFKNMPEEEEGVFRIPAIQNFNGTDFSVEVPVPGRLEGVLERFSPDIVHSHHPFLVGDTALRISANRKIPIVFTHHTRYEMNTHYVPGDSEALKKFVVELSVGYCNLCDEVIAPSESIEDLLRERGVETEIVTIPTGIKVSEFSRGDGDASRKKLGIPPEAFCVGYLGRIAQEKNMLYLMDEVAPFLSDEARAHFLLVGGGDLVDELKEKARSMGISQRTHFAGLLKGQDKIDAYHAMDVLVFSSKSETQGLVLAEAMASGVPVIGIDAPGVREVIDSGNNGFLVGNGERGSFAGRLKELLEMDERSRDSFRKAAFSTAEKFAYTKSVERTLDTYKRAIARKRPRRNTDRSTWASSKRAIQKEMQIITNVVKSAGAIFNPKKDEHEAGK is encoded by the coding sequence ATGAACATACTGATGATGACCAATACATACGTGCCCATTGTGGGCGGTATAGAACGGTCAATCGAGGACTTTTCCTCTGAATACCGGTCCATGGGACATAAGGTTCTCATAGTCGCCCCGAGTTTCAAAAATATGCCTGAAGAGGAAGAGGGGGTCTTTAGGATCCCCGCCATACAGAACTTCAACGGAACCGATTTTTCGGTAGAGGTGCCTGTTCCCGGAAGATTGGAAGGTGTGCTTGAGCGGTTCTCTCCTGATATTGTCCATTCGCACCATCCTTTTCTCGTGGGTGACACGGCCCTGAGGATATCCGCCAATCGCAAGATACCCATAGTTTTTACTCACCACACGCGTTATGAGATGAACACACATTATGTGCCCGGTGATTCGGAGGCTCTTAAGAAATTCGTCGTGGAGCTCTCGGTCGGCTATTGCAATCTTTGCGACGAGGTGATAGCGCCCAGTGAAAGCATAGAAGATCTTTTGAGGGAGCGCGGCGTGGAGACGGAAATAGTTACCATACCAACCGGCATAAAAGTGTCTGAATTCTCCCGAGGTGACGGGGATGCCTCCAGAAAGAAGCTCGGTATACCGCCTGAAGCCTTCTGTGTCGGATACCTGGGCAGGATAGCCCAGGAGAAGAACATGCTTTATCTGATGGATGAGGTCGCGCCTTTTCTGAGTGATGAGGCGCGAGCGCATTTTCTGCTCGTGGGTGGCGGGGACCTTGTTGATGAACTGAAGGAGAAGGCTCGCAGCATGGGTATTTCACAGAGGACGCATTTTGCGGGTTTACTCAAAGGGCAGGATAAGATCGATGCATATCATGCCATGGATGTACTGGTCTTCTCCTCCAAGAGCGAGACGCAGGGGTTGGTCCTTGCCGAAGCCATGGCCTCGGGAGTGCCTGTTATAGGGATCGACGCCCCGGGAGTGCGGGAAGTCATAGATTCCGGGAACAACGGATTTCTGGTGGGGAACGGCGAAAGAGGCTCTTTCGCGGGGAGGCTCAAAGAGTTGCTTGAAATGGATGAGAGAAGCAGGGATTCTTTCCGCAAAGCCGCTTTTTCAACGGCTGAGAAGTTCGCTTACACGAAAAGCGTCGAAAGGACCCTGGATACATATAAGCGGGCCATAGCGCGTAAACGCCCACGCAGGAATACTGACCGGAGCACGTGGGCTTCTTCAAAAAGAGCGATACAGAAAGAGATGCAGATAATAACCAACGTGGTCAAATCCGCGGGGGCGATATTCAATCCCAAAAAGGATGAACATGAAGCCGGAAAGTGA